A window of the Miscanthus floridulus cultivar M001 chromosome 14, ASM1932011v1, whole genome shotgun sequence genome harbors these coding sequences:
- the LOC136503716 gene encoding uncharacterized protein: MAWRQRLFEMTSDELIDSVRLSTVALSDEKILHRGRETVEGRLRSSGLTLFLMHPLWGYLSLGMRDVRASPPPVPKDAERRVMNRAHAKAYKEWKDAEEARRKRKGLEHDKLEKCHRQQRRDGLRVELSSSPSSTDSSSDDDESEAGRGPLDHLPDVRGTAPGASKRQAEAPALAPHKALKVSTNSTAQWVVEAQATIQRGTALARADSKEPIAQEEAIEAAMKQAGEEAPMPREAGVLELSEAKAPSIAEATEGEAEAPRTSEAEVVEARASRASEAEVADIEVPRTTEAEVVEAGALGTTEAEAVEASLGTAELAAQDAETEAGQALVPPPVQDPPPS, translated from the exons atggcttggcggcagcgcctgttcgagatgacatcGGATGAGCTGATCGACAGTGTCCGGTTGTCCACcgtcgccctctccgatgagAAGATTCTACATCGGGGGAGAGAGACAgtggaggggcggctgaggaGCAGTGGTCTGACCCTGTTCTTGATGCACCCATTgtgggggtacctctctctg gggatgagggatgtgcgagcctccccgccgcccgttcccaagGACGCAGAGCGGCGGGTGATGAACAGGGCGCATGCCAAGGCATACAAGGAGTggaaggatgccgaggaggcaaggcgcaagaggaagggCCTCGAGCACGACAAGCTAGAGAAATGTCACCGACAGCAGAGGCGCGATGGTCTCCGGGTGGAGCTGTCTTCGTCACCGTCGTCgacggattcttcgagcgatgacgacgagagcgaggcggggcggggtcctctggaccatctccctgacgtcagggggACGGCGCCCGGGGCATCG aagcgtcaggcggaagcgcccgccctggcgccacataaggcgctcaaggtgagcaccaacTCCACCgctcaatgggtggtggaggcacaggcCACCATACAGCGTGGCACGGCGTTGGCGAGGGCCGACTCGAAGGAGCCGATCGCCCAAGAAGAGGCTATCGAGGCAGCCATGaagcaagcgggggaggaggcgcctatgCCCCGCGAGGCTGGGGTCCTCGAGTTAAGTGAAGCCAAGGCGCCTTcaatcgctgaggccaccgagggcgaggctgAGGCCCCAAGGAcctccgaggccgaggtggtAGAGGCCAGGGCTTCTAGGGCTTCCGAAGCTGAGGTGGCGGACATCGAGGTTCCTCGGActaccgaggccgaggtggtggaggccggagcccttgggaccaccgaggccgaggcggTAGAGGCCAGCTTGGGCACGGCAGAGCTGGCGGCCCAGGATGCGGAgacggaggcggggcaagctttAGTACCTCCCCCGGTCCAAGACCCGCCGCCGTCATAG